The sequence TTTCTTGTCAAAAATTTATATTAAACCTAAAGGATGAGGGGAGAGGAATTTCTATGTTTAACAGAACAATCTATCTATTATCAATAATATTAGTATTAACATTAGCTCTAAGTAATGTTGTTTCAGGGGCAAATTATAAAAAACATGAAATAGAGCCATTATTAGAGGTTGCAAAAAAAATTCAAGGTGATATATTAGGATATAGCGTGTTAGGATACATTAAAGTCCAGGATTTAACTGAAGAGGAAATAGTTATGATTCTACGGGAAATGGGCTATACAAAGGGTGTGACAAAGGAAAATTATTATTTTGAAGAAGGTAATAAAACTGTTTTAGTGGACTGGCATAATGGAAAATGTTATTATAAATTAGTTGTATATTATGGACAGGAGACTCAAGTAGTTTTATCAGTAGATACTGGAAAGGAAGTAGATATTACTAAAATATATGATAAAGTAAAAGGGGTATTATTACGGTACAATGATAATGTACATATTAGCACCAGTATATACCAACACTTACCTAAAAAATTAACAACAGGGGAAATTGTTGAGAAAATTTATCTTTCCTTTAACCACCTTTCAGCTAAACTGACTTTAGATTATCAAGGGGAAGGGGAAAGTTATGGATTCTTAGGGTATAGTCCGTATTTGGGAAATACTATAGAAAGTCAAGGGAGGAAAGTTAACCTACATATAGCAGTTTACTTAGATGAACATAAAGGAGGATATTATTTAATAATTGCAAATCCAATAATTGCGGCAAGCTATTAAACATTAGGAGTGAGAACATTGGAAAAAATTTATGTCACAGGAAAAACTGGCCCTTTGCAAGGAACTGTAAAGGTCAGCGGAGCAAAAAATGCAGCATTACCTATCTTAGCAGCATCTTTGTTATGTAAAGGTACGACAATTATTGATGAAGTCCCTCAACTAGAAGATGTTAATGTAATGAGAGGGGTGCTAGAGAGTTTAGGTGCTAAAGTTAAAGTTGAAGGGGATACATATATTA is a genomic window of Anaerobranca gottschalkii DSM 13577 containing:
- a CDS encoding YwmB family TATA-box binding protein → MFNRTIYLLSIILVLTLALSNVVSGANYKKHEIEPLLEVAKKIQGDILGYSVLGYIKVQDLTEEEIVMILREMGYTKGVTKENYYFEEGNKTVLVDWHNGKCYYKLVVYYGQETQVVLSVDTGKEVDITKIYDKVKGVLLRYNDNVHISTSIYQHLPKKLTTGEIVEKIYLSFNHLSAKLTLDYQGEGESYGFLGYSPYLGNTIESQGRKVNLHIAVYLDEHKGGYYLIIANPIIAASY